A window from Neodiprion fabricii isolate iyNeoFabr1 chromosome 2, iyNeoFabr1.1, whole genome shotgun sequence encodes these proteins:
- the LOC124176888 gene encoding dnaJ homolog subfamily C member 24-like: MSEESFTNYYEILGCDRDSTYEDLKQAYHELVLRYHPDKISATGSSDANKFRKIDEAWKILRDPCLRRQYDVEFKQAELEADCELVYAKLKPEELETTGENNAMSYPCRCGSSYSVNIEDLREKNNVLHIYCEECTFMIIVET, from the coding sequence ATGAGCGAAGAATCTTTTACAAATTACTATGAGATCCTCGGTTGTGATAGAGATTCTACGTATGAAGATTTAAAACAGGCATACCACGAGCTAGTCCTACGCTATCATCCTGACAAGATTTCTGCTACAGGGAGCAGCGATGCAAATAAATTTCGCAAGATCGACGAAGCGTGGAAGATCCTGAGAGATCCCTGCTTAAGGAGGCAGTACGACGTTGAATTTAAGCAAGCAGAACTAGAAGCTGATTGTGAGCTTGTTTATGCCAAGTTGAAACCAGAAGAATTGGAAACTACTGGAGAAAATAATGCAATGTCGTATCCCTGCAGATGCGGGAGTTCTTATTCCGTAAACATCGAAGAtctgagagagaaaaataacgtGTTGCACATCTATTGCGAGGAATGTACTTTCATGATTATTGTAGAAACTTGA